The Musa acuminata AAA Group cultivar baxijiao chromosome BXJ2-2, Cavendish_Baxijiao_AAA, whole genome shotgun sequence genome contains the following window.
GAAGATaacttgtaatcatttgtctgatTCTTATTCATATGGGCAAACGGTCGGGGATAGCCCTGTCTCCTTCCTTCTTTTAATCATATATTAGATGACGTTCGACTAAAAGCTTTTCAGTCTTCTTGCCAAAATAATACGTGAGGCATGACGAGGGTTGAACGCTCGAATCGAGTAAAAGGATTCAAATACATGCACACACACCAAACTTGACTGAATTCTCCATGCCCGCTTCTCTTGAAATTATTGCTCCTTTATGCATTCTTTCCTACTGTTTACAGTGCGAGTGACTGATTCCAGTCTTTATTCGTTGCATCTCCCCGTATTATGGGTTGACTGCCGCGTTCACTGAGCTTCCCAGTATCCGAGTTCGGAAGCTGTACCGAACCGAGTCTACTGTCGAGAGAGAAACGTGGGATAAGATGACTATTCCAACTTGGTTTGTCCTGTTCATCGGATGAGATGACTCTTCCTCCGTGAAGCACATACACATGGCGGAGAACTCCACCGGGCTCCGGCCATGGGCACAGCTGTGAGTCTTAAGAGCCCCAATCAAGTTGTTGGCAGTTTACTTCATCGAATGAATTTATTTGATGTTCCATCGTTGCCCATCTTCGTTAAGATTTGAGTTCAGTCTCTATCGAAGAAGACGTCAGCTGCATGGATTCAAGATGCACATTTATTCCGCCCTTTGGTGTTCTGAAAGAAAATCCAATACCTCCAACGTATGGGAACAGAAGGGAACTGTTCTCATTACCTGTAAGTGATCTTGGTTTCTTCGGTTTCACTCGAGGAGATTCGTCGAGCCCGTAATGACAACGAGTGTTCCTGCACTTGTCGTCAAGGAGGCTCGAGGAAGAGGAGGATCCATGTTTTGAATCCAGAACGTGTTAGTCGTGGCACAtctggaagaagaggaagacgaagaagaagaatgggGGTTCTGTGTAGCTCTCTACCTGTGCGTGTATTCACAGGGCCCGGGCTTCAATTGTTCTGGTCGGCTATCATCGAACATGGCCTCATGGTCTCTCCCTGCAGATCTCGGATCTCGTACACTCCACGGTGGACAACAATGGCTACGAGGGTGGCCTTGTCTTCGCAGACTTCATTGCACAACAAAAAGGCACTCGACTGATTAGAAATCGAAGCATTAACCTTGCGTGATTACAAGTGTGTGGTACTGCAAAGGTAAAGCTATCAACATCCACCAACAAAAAGCCGATACTTGTGCTTTCAGAGAAGACGTTGTCGTGCTGATATAGCAGATTATGAACATCAAGTGATTGCCACAGCATGCAGTTCTTAAGCGAATCAGATAGTAATGAGAAGGACGATAAAATGATGAATTCAGATCGACCATAGAGGTGAATTTAACTGAAATTACTCGATTCATTTGCACTGTGAACCTATAAACCCAAATCAGCATAAAAAAACAGCCAGTTTTGGTTAGTTATCGGATCCAGAAAGGAGAGACAGCGAGAGCGGAGTGTGTAGTGTAGACGTGAGCCAGCTTTGGTTGAAATGTTTGGCCGGTCAGTATTCCATCATTTTTCGCATTCGGGCTCAgttgaaaagaataaaagaagaattattgaagaaactttattgaagaaattttgAAAAAGCTTTAGTTTAAATACTGTCCACTCTCCTATTTATAAGAggaagaatttttctcaacagaataaagaATTTCTcttaacagagtagagagatttcctcatatagttgagaaaatcttatttgctatcatgCCCCCATAAGATGATGCTTCTGTCAAGGATATCAATTTTGGATTCATGCAAAGCAAACAGTTTACGAGTCAGAGGCTTCGTGAATAGAGCAAGAGCAAATcgttgctgctgttgttgttgttactGCGgttgcgacgacgacgacgacagttGCAGCATAAGAGAAAGCTACAGCAATGAAAAAAGCTATAGCAATACTGTATGTAACAAAGGAATAAGCTGCAGTAGAAGAGGTTGCAACGATGCTATAGCATAGAAGGAAACTACAGCAGAAGTGcaacagaggagaaagctgcaatagaggtgcagcagaggaggaagctgcagcgatgctacaatagagaagaaaGCTGCAGCAGAAgaggaatagaagataagaattattgaagaaactttattaaagaagctttagtttaaatatattaacatgtctttctcctatttatatagattatgaGAGAGATTTTCctcgacagaataaaaagatttcCTCGAAAAAAAATTTATCAGATATCAACTTCTCTCTAATCCTCCTAAATCCCGGCAGCGGACCACAGATTTCCTCCTCACTTCTCTCTTGTTCTCATCCTCCCAAACCCGGCAGCGGACCACAGATTTTCTCCTCCTTTCCTGGTTCGGCCACACTAAACACGGCTCCTCCACCCACTATATATTCACCGGGCGCTAGGAATCATCAGACAAGGTGCGTGCAGAGAGTTGCAGAGATAATTAATTGCCAACAGGAAGAGATACCATGAGGAACTGTCACGGTGGTCGAGCAGATCTTAAGTTGGAGAGGAAGCTGGCGGAAAAATATAGGAGACTGCACATGAAGACCCTGTACTTGAAGCTTTCCTCCATCATTCCCGCGGAACACAGAACCACGGCAAAGGTAAGCATCTTGCTTCTTCCTGCGCTTCTATTTCTTTCTCGGATGTTTTATCTCCATCAGAACCCTACTGCCTGATGAATgggtttctctctctttcttctttctcttacatgatttgattgatctcaGAATGCGTCATCGCCATCATCCACGTTGACATTCCTTCCTCTCACAAAGTATTCTTAAACTAATAATCGATGGACAAAATAATTGCAGTAATTGTATGTCCTGAGATAAAAGTCGTGGACTTGTCTACTTTTCTTCCATCATCTGCTACATTATAATACAAGAATTGCTATTGAGTTACAGGATATAATGACAAAGCAAGACAACTTGGATCAAGCCACAtcttacatcaaatatcttcgtgCAAGGATCGAAAAGTTGAAGCAGAGAAGGCTCGTGCAGACCAGCGCGGCCAGAAATGAGATGGGAACGGGCTATCTATTGCCAATCATTGAAGTAAAATACCAGGATCTGAACCTGGAGATACTTCTGATAAGTGGTGTGAACAAGAGCTTCATGTTCCATGAGGTGATCAATGTTCTCGAGGAAGAAGGTGCCGAAGTCATCCATGGTAGCTTCTCAGTCGTCGGTGACAAGATCTACCACACAATACATTCGCAGGTGATCACGATCCTTCTCTCTTTGCTCTTTACTAGTTTGGGTAGCTCGAGCTAAGGCAGATGATGATTTATGTCCAGGCAAGGGATTTTGTTTATAGGATCAGGACACCTTACCTTACCTAGGTTAATGAAATCCTTCCCAAAAAAACATGGTTTTTTTGTGTTTGCAGCTACGACTCCAATCGATCAGGATGTGTCGGTCTTCCTGTTAGCCAACAGCATTTAACCTACATGTGTGATGAGCTGTTATTACCTGTGTTTGCAGGCTGTCAGCACCAGAATTGGCTTGGAGGCTACGAGGGTATCTGAGAGACTGAAGGAGCTGGTTAAGTAATCATCTAGGAGACATGGTTTTCCAGATTCCTGAGGACATATGGACGTGTACCATGCACTTTTTTTAAGACTGCTATTGATATGGATCAttttcgtcggaggaggaagaagaagatgatcccAACACCACGAACAGACGTACTGCTTTCCTCTTTCCTTTTTTTGAGTTGAGATTGATGCTTGGAGCTTGCACGATTGTTGTACCCTCTGTAGTCTGCAGACTATTGACTAATGGAAGCTTCTCTTGTTTCAGTGGCATTTTAGTTCTCTTAAACACGTTCTTAGCGCTCGTATGGGAATCTTCCTCGTACTCACCAAACATTTTCTTCGACCGTGTCGGCGATCCGACAACCCTTCAATAGAAAACTGGCGGCAGAATGAAACCCTTAAATAGAAAACTTTTAGTCATCAAATGCTCCGTGTTGCGTCGTTTTACCATCACCGACGGTGAGCGCATCCCCCTGCATCTTCTTCGTCGCTACCCCGGGAATCGGGA
Protein-coding sequences here:
- the LOC135605020 gene encoding transcription factor bHLH162-like, which codes for MRNCHGGRADLKLERKLAEKYRRLHMKTLYLKLSSIIPAEHRTTAKDIMTKQDNLDQATSYIKYLRARIEKLKQRRLVQTSAARNEMGTGYLLPIIEVKYQDLNLEILLISGVNKSFMFHEVINVLEEEGAEVIHGSFSVVGDKIYHTIHSQAVSTRIGLEATRVSERLKELVK